The following are encoded together in the Desulfococcus multivorans genome:
- a CDS encoding MBOAT family O-acyltransferase, which translates to MVFSSVTFILVFLPLVLLGYLLIYSLLHKPRHSLIWCNTFLFAASILFYAWGEPRFVLILLASTLINYGFGLVLPPEYLPAKRRLILSVGIEENAKLIHRWKIVSLRREMLLAIGITLNLGILCYFKYINFIMDNVLSLLNALLPQFFAGKTFSQVALPLGISFYTFQGISYLMDVYRGETRPARSLINFGCYLTMFPQLVAGPIVRYTAIANELKNRILAIDTFTSGAGRFILGLAKKILIADTLGRVADAAFSIPVQELSPLAAWAGAVCYTLQIYYDFSGYSDMAIGLGHMFGFTFPENFNYPYISRSIKEFWRRWHMTLSGWFKDYLYLPLGGNRYGVARTLFNLLAVFILCGFWHGAAWGFIIWGVYHGGFLVLERLFPTFPAMLPQFVQHAYTLFVVMIGWIIFRADTFTHARYYIKALFGTYDMGVQANLVWMQLFTGDVYLALVFGVLFSAPVIPACRDAWLKTLQRIPPIRACVGESLRLIALLILFAVCLMPLFGSTYNAFIYFRF; encoded by the coding sequence ATGGTGTTCAGCTCCGTCACTTTCATTCTGGTGTTTTTGCCCCTGGTGCTGCTGGGCTATCTACTGATCTACAGCCTGCTGCATAAGCCTCGACACAGCCTCATTTGGTGTAACACTTTCCTGTTTGCCGCCAGCATCCTTTTCTATGCCTGGGGCGAACCGCGGTTTGTCCTTATTTTATTGGCCTCCACGCTGATCAACTATGGCTTTGGACTGGTGTTGCCGCCGGAATATCTCCCCGCTAAACGCAGACTGATTCTCTCCGTGGGGATTGAAGAAAACGCGAAGCTTATCCATCGCTGGAAAATTGTTTCCCTCCGGCGTGAAATGCTCCTCGCTATAGGGATAACATTGAATCTCGGCATTCTATGTTATTTCAAGTATATCAATTTTATTATGGATAATGTCCTGTCACTGCTGAATGCGCTGCTTCCACAATTTTTCGCAGGTAAAACCTTCTCACAAGTGGCGTTGCCTCTGGGCATCAGTTTCTATACCTTTCAGGGCATCAGCTATCTCATGGACGTTTACCGGGGTGAAACGCGACCTGCCCGCAGCCTGATCAATTTCGGTTGCTATCTCACCATGTTTCCCCAATTGGTGGCCGGCCCCATTGTCCGCTATACCGCTATCGCAAACGAACTCAAAAATCGTATATTGGCTATAGATACCTTTACCTCGGGTGCGGGCCGCTTCATCCTGGGACTTGCCAAGAAGATCCTGATTGCCGACACCCTGGGCCGCGTTGCAGATGCGGCATTCTCCATCCCCGTACAGGAACTCTCTCCACTTGCGGCGTGGGCCGGAGCGGTCTGCTATACGCTTCAGATCTATTACGACTTCAGCGGGTATTCCGACATGGCCATCGGTTTGGGCCACATGTTCGGGTTCACCTTCCCGGAGAACTTCAACTACCCCTATATTTCGAGAAGCATTAAGGAATTCTGGCGTCGCTGGCACATGACACTCTCCGGTTGGTTTAAAGACTACCTGTATCTGCCTCTCGGGGGCAATCGATACGGTGTGGCACGGACACTTTTCAACCTCCTGGCCGTTTTCATACTTTGCGGTTTCTGGCACGGCGCAGCCTGGGGGTTCATCATCTGGGGCGTGTATCACGGCGGATTCCTGGTTCTGGAACGGCTCTTCCCCACTTTCCCGGCTATGCTTCCCCAGTTTGTTCAGCACGCCTATACCCTCTTCGTCGTCATGATCGGCTGGATCATCTTTCGTGCGGACACGTTCACACATGCGCGATATTATATCAAAGCATTGTTCGGAACTTACGATATGGGCGTGCAGGCGAACCTGGTTTGGATGCAACTTTTTACCGGTGACGTATACCTGGCATTGGTATTCGGGGTTCTGTTTTCAGCTCCCGTTATCCCTGCTTGCCGTGATGCATGGCTCAAGACCCTGCAGCGCATCCCGCCTATCCGTGCCTGCGTCGGAGAATCGCTGCGCCTGATTGCCCTTTTGATTCTATTTGCTGTTTGCCTGATGCCTTTGTTTGGTTCGACATACAATGCCTTCATATATTTCCGTTTTTGA